A single region of the Acidobacteriota bacterium genome encodes:
- a CDS encoding carboxypeptidase regulatory-like domain-containing protein: MNHLKHFPLLVAVMFCAASYVFSQTLSEHPPTHKGVISGRVTIDGKPAQGIIVVALPDDSDIRAFRQFVAKGVPFPKVSTNDDGTFRFNGIEAGRYKLSVHAPTMLYVVGQDNESIDKTFTVGKDDVIENINFALIRGGVITGRVIDADGKPVIGEVVNAIRQRGSDKEPYQRRVTGGIESFLTDDRGIYRIYGLANGRYKIAVGGDSTFPGQSVQRGKRARQTYYPGVADASAAKEVEITDANEVQGVDIKVEAVPSTYAISGRVIDAETGKPVPHAVVKYSSFGTSFNPLSISANAQGEFKIQGVRNNNYMLEAVNPSDEAKDYYSEKAEFNLKDANVENIEIRLHQAVTISGQAFIDGSSDPMYMEKLSQATISAVSRDEGSGSLLKNSTDSVARIGADGNFIFRGLMPGSAYIRPMVYSGLPGFWITKVERTGANKELKLSRGEAINDVRLYVAPRTCKIRGQVKIIGGTLPAGTSLDVSFYRLINGESDYPYNAKNNTSVEVDANGRFIIEYLIAGDYELGVSTQTANPSEKAKYSAPQNVSLSIGQELEMEIVWDLKAKNQDN, translated from the coding sequence ATGAATCATCTGAAACATTTTCCTCTTCTGGTTGCTGTGATGTTTTGTGCAGCGTCCTATGTATTTTCGCAAACTTTGTCAGAACATCCTCCCACCCACAAAGGTGTGATATCCGGTCGTGTAACAATCGATGGCAAACCCGCTCAAGGCATTATTGTCGTTGCGCTACCTGACGATTCCGATATTCGGGCATTTCGCCAGTTCGTCGCTAAAGGAGTTCCTTTTCCTAAAGTGAGTACGAATGATGACGGAACCTTTCGGTTTAACGGAATTGAAGCGGGGCGTTACAAACTGTCTGTGCATGCGCCGACCATGCTTTACGTTGTAGGGCAGGACAATGAATCGATTGACAAGACTTTTACGGTTGGCAAAGACGACGTGATTGAAAATATTAATTTTGCTTTGATTCGCGGAGGGGTGATTACCGGGCGGGTGATTGATGCAGATGGGAAACCGGTTATCGGAGAAGTTGTTAATGCCATTCGTCAAAGAGGTTCAGATAAAGAGCCATATCAAAGAAGAGTCACTGGGGGAATTGAAAGTTTCCTGACTGATGACCGAGGTATCTATCGTATTTATGGTCTGGCAAATGGACGCTATAAAATTGCTGTTGGTGGCGACAGCACATTTCCTGGACAATCCGTTCAAAGAGGCAAGCGCGCAAGGCAAACCTACTATCCCGGAGTGGCTGACGCTTCAGCAGCCAAAGAGGTAGAAATTACCGATGCCAATGAGGTTCAGGGAGTGGATATTAAAGTTGAAGCTGTTCCATCCACTTACGCGATTAGCGGGCGAGTGATTGATGCCGAAACCGGCAAACCCGTCCCGCATGCGGTCGTGAAGTATTCATCGTTTGGTACTTCATTTAACCCGTTAAGTATTTCAGCGAATGCTCAAGGTGAATTTAAAATTCAGGGCGTAAGAAACAACAACTATATGCTTGAAGCTGTAAACCCAAGCGATGAAGCCAAAGATTATTATTCCGAAAAAGCGGAATTTAATCTCAAAGACGCAAACGTCGAAAATATCGAGATTCGTTTGCATCAAGCCGTAACCATTAGTGGGCAGGCATTCATTGATGGCTCAAGTGATCCGATGTATATGGAAAAGCTTTCGCAGGCAACCATATCCGCAGTTTCGCGTGATGAAGGAAGTGGTAGCTTACTAAAAAATTCCACCGATTCGGTAGCGAGAATCGGTGCGGATGGCAACTTTATTTTTCGTGGGTTAATGCCGGGTAGTGCCTATATTCGCCCAATGGTTTATTCAGGGTTACCCGGATTCTGGATTACTAAAGTAGAACGCACAGGCGCGAATAAAGAACTAAAGCTAAGCAGGGGAGAAGCAATCAACGATGTGCGCTTGTATGTAGCCCCAAGAACCTGCAAGATACGCGGACAGGTGAAAATCATTGGCGGAACATTGCCTGCGGGTACATCTCTGGACGTTTCATTTTACCGGCTGATCAATGGAGAATCGGATTACCCCTATAACGCGAAAAACAATACCAGTGTTGAAGTTGACGCAAACGGTCGCTTCATCATCGAGTATTTGATTGCGGGGGATTACGAATTGGGGGTGAGTACACAAACCGCCAATCCCTCAGAGAAAGCCAAATACAGCGCACCACAAAATGTGAGTTTAAGCATCGGGCAAGAATTGGAAATGGAAATCGTTTGGGATTTAAAAGCTAAAAATCAAGACAACTAA
- a CDS encoding carboxypeptidase regulatory-like domain-containing protein yields the protein MKRWMIVIIIFSTILIANAQRPRKTPTKPAAEKAAPKNVVGRALTGRVIDESGRPVDDAMVLAAPAGVMSQQKRPVNAGMRTATTGEDGRFAFDELNTGSYALKVYAPGYVVAPGVTQENGKPKYFHIGDEATLRLIKGGVITGMVTTLYGEPLIGVQVRAMKIKEVDGRASRSAPVDEMTIGRSWKTDDRGVYRIYGLEPGIYVVAAGGKGVLSFSLGAYDADSPTYYPTGTRDTATPITLQSGQEIGGINIQYRDNRGHLVSGTLSGFDNQGVAFVTLTNAATGTIEAMSLGGAIFGIGDGEKPSFALGSVSDGDYYVSAMGGDERKLNLATDETLVAPPRKVTVRGADVTGVELTLMRLGSISGKFVLENLKSVDGKSICPAKRASSVEEVVLLSQLDVKGKDRPEPTMPIAALFAMFTTDGVPNEKGDFRLLIIDGGRYHLDIKLPTEDWFIRSITMPANSASRESKEPMAQPTSGGISTKEPTNAQAKQPSNNPSKESTGNQPKTELTQFKDAAREGMMMKLGERLEGVTITASEGAAGLKGRVTVAKEGEQLPNRLRVVLVPAEPESADDALRYYETEMQRDATFSLNNLAPGKYFVIAQAVSEEEMNDDTLRPLRWDAESRKTLRKVAEALNVTLDFQPCQRVGDYLLKAYQGRNSENKR from the coding sequence ATGAAACGCTGGATGATTGTCATCATTATTTTTTCTACAATCCTGATTGCCAACGCGCAACGACCGCGCAAAACGCCAACTAAACCGGCTGCTGAAAAAGCCGCGCCGAAAAATGTTGTCGGGCGCGCGCTCACCGGACGGGTGATTGATGAGAGCGGCAGACCCGTCGATGATGCGATGGTGCTGGCGGCTCCGGCAGGGGTGATGAGCCAGCAAAAACGACCTGTTAATGCCGGCATGCGCACCGCAACCACCGGCGAAGACGGACGTTTCGCGTTTGACGAACTCAATACCGGTTCTTACGCCCTTAAAGTTTATGCGCCGGGCTATGTCGTCGCGCCGGGAGTTACGCAAGAAAATGGTAAACCGAAATATTTTCACATCGGCGATGAGGCGACGCTCCGGTTAATCAAAGGCGGGGTGATTACCGGAATGGTGACGACGCTTTACGGAGAACCGCTGATTGGCGTTCAGGTTCGCGCCATGAAAATTAAAGAGGTGGATGGTCGCGCCAGCCGTAGCGCACCCGTAGATGAAATGACGATTGGCAGAAGCTGGAAGACTGATGACCGTGGCGTCTATCGTATCTACGGGTTGGAACCGGGCATTTATGTTGTGGCGGCGGGCGGTAAAGGCGTATTGAGTTTTTCACTTGGCGCTTATGATGCGGATTCGCCGACTTACTATCCGACGGGCACACGCGACACCGCGACGCCGATTACGTTGCAAAGTGGGCAGGAAATCGGCGGCATCAACATTCAATATCGCGACAATCGCGGGCACCTCGTCAGCGGCACGCTTTCGGGATTTGATAATCAGGGCGTGGCTTTTGTGACGCTGACCAATGCCGCGACCGGCACCATCGAAGCGATGTCACTTGGCGGGGCGATTTTCGGAATCGGCGATGGGGAAAAGCCTTCGTTTGCTTTGGGCAGCGTGTCGGATGGCGACTATTATGTGAGCGCCATGGGCGGCGATGAACGCAAACTGAATCTCGCAACCGATGAAACGCTGGTTGCGCCGCCGCGTAAAGTCACGGTGCGCGGCGCGGATGTGACCGGCGTTGAACTGACGCTGATGCGGCTCGGTTCGATTTCCGGCAAATTCGTTTTAGAGAATTTGAAATCGGTTGATGGTAAAAGCATCTGTCCGGCGAAACGCGCATCTTCGGTTGAAGAAGTGGTCTTGCTCAGTCAACTGGACGTAAAAGGCAAAGACCGCCCGGAACCGACGATGCCGATTGCGGCGCTGTTTGCGATGTTTACGACCGATGGCGTGCCCAATGAAAAAGGCGATTTTCGATTATTGATTATTGATGGCGGACGTTATCATCTCGACATCAAATTGCCCACGGAAGATTGGTTCATTCGCTCAATTACAATGCCTGCAAATTCAGCCAGCCGCGAATCTAAAGAACCAATGGCTCAACCAACGTCAGGGGGGATTTCAACGAAGGAGCCGACAAACGCCCAAGCAAAACAGCCGTCGAATAATCCATCGAAAGAGTCCACAGGCAATCAACCAAAGACCGAATTAACCCAGTTCAAAGATGCGGCGCGCGAGGGCATGATGATGAAATTAGGCGAAAGGCTCGAAGGCGTCACCATCACTGCATCCGAAGGCGCAGCCGGACTCAAAGGGCGAGTCACGGTTGCAAAAGAAGGCGAGCAATTGCCTAATCGCCTGCGCGTGGTGTTGGTTCCGGCAGAACCGGAAAGCGCCGATGATGCGCTGCGTTATTACGAAACCGAGATGCAACGCGACGCGACATTTTCTTTAAATAATCTCGCGCCGGGAAAATATTTCGTCATCGCTCAAGCGGTTTCCGAAGAAGAGATGAACGACGACACCTTGCGCCCCTTGCGGTGGGATGCTGAGTCTCGTAAAACTTTGCGCAAAGTTGCCGAAGCGTTAAACGTCACCCTTGATTTTCAACCCTGCCAGCGCGTCGGAGATTATCTGCTAAAAGCTTATCAGGGGCGAAATTCTGAAAATAAAAGGTAG